From the genome of Vanessa tameamea isolate UH-Manoa-2023 chromosome 16, ilVanTame1 primary haplotype, whole genome shotgun sequence, one region includes:
- the LOC113395753 gene encoding proline-, glutamic acid- and leucine-rich protein 1-like, with protein MDLILNKVQTVDPNNSEAVKEALSVFFQNLIKQKDFNCNKWLRELKNVINRFPKYCMQHRSNTENYLASFISSNNYYNVIEAAKCAHALQQVRPTKEKTATPKSSWRDQIVLLCNTAHTLISAVFPNAVDMYKDAEMPQTPSAKSALSIALTDVTKNLKNVKDKQSLLQLRLKNVLVFIQAMLVEIYPVAKPIRPQIILDVIIRALSVTSGTNSNVNISSVKTQALRTLDALIVCLGSNLIPFSPLVIRCVMQTLRWSSDNSRENNRIVRSTAYNTLSKWLNTLHVHRTSDSRNLWEDELTGYIVDDITPLKKIVQLTMGPQPTKHLSKKAKRKLAASQLQESTISAHMPGEKNKIVVSDEVNNEVAIAALDCAEMFLTVCGRFLKPATHKLIQESLVRECYNNTSYTDNHLLYLLRALEATRKTTPVTVPPPTQYCLHLYSVLVNVQNSEIAKFCTQALLDIRLHLHCSPPSLNFALEQPKEMENENQIKKKISEKNIAVLQSLLGPDKVPTTAIEDEIITIADEPSNKRPRLDIDEADKISLSSDSVRSVEMCDDSENNEIEVNELNKTTNMSKDDKQAMEDKQNEQNNASTIQENIPNTPEDHITQENIQDVGNEQDKMLIYEATTQMPLNTSTDTIEEEKSLSQEVSYDYPNEGIEKVTVLEKMDDDNLPSTNDTDDIQITCGQVVRDTEEIEAEKKIDDLEIVGKVNGLEKDVIVNGDIAKNAVADTDTTDGVTLKSGPKTDGISVEDMLADFVDEVIQEAAET; from the exons atgg ATCTAATCCTAAATAAAGTTCAAACCGTGGACCCAAATAACAGTGAAGCTGTGAAAGAAGCACTTTCGGTTTTTTTCCAAaatctaataaaacaaaaagactTTAATTGCAACAAATGGTTACGCGAGctgaaaaatgttataaaccG ATTCCCAAAATATTGTATGCAGCATCGTAGCAATACGGAAAATTATTTAGCTAGTTTTATAAgctctaataattattataatgtgatTGAAGCAGCAAAATGTGCTCACGCCTTGCAACAG gTTCGCCCAACAAAAGAAAAAACTGCAACCCCTAAATCAAGTTGGAGGGATCAGATTGTTTTACTTTGTAACACGGCTCACACTCTCATTAGTGCAGTGTTCCCTAATGCTGTTGACATGTATAAGGATGCAGAaatg cCACAGACACCGAGTGCTAAATCAGCATTGTCAATAGCACTCACAGATGTAACAAAGAATCTTAAAAATGTGAAAGACAAGCAATCATTGTTACAATTAaggttaaaaaatgtattagtcTTCATTCAAGCAATGTTGGT tgAAATATATCCTGTTGCGAAACCTATACGGCCACAGATTATCTTAGACGTTATAATTAGAGCTTTAAGTGTTACCAGTGGAACAAATTCGAATGTGAATATATCATCTGTGAAAACACAAGCACTCAGAACTTTAGATGCCTTAATTGTATG CTTAGGTTCAAACTTGATACCTTTCTCCCCTCTAGTGATAAGATGTGTGATGCAAACATTAAGATGGAGTTCGGATAATTCTAGAGAAAATAACAG aatagtTAGATCCACCGCATACAACACACTGAGCAAATGGTTGAACACCTTACACGTTCATAGAACATCCGACAGCAGAAACTTATGGGAGGATGAACTCACTGGATACATTGTTGATGATATCACACCGCTAAAGAAAATTGTTCAACTAACT atggGCCCTCAACCGACTAAACACCTCAGCAAGAAAGCCAAGAGGAAACTAGCCGCGAGTCAGTTGCAGGAGAGCACAATATCTGCTCATATGCCCGGAGAAAAGAACAAGATTGTTGT ttcAGATGAAGTCAACAATGAAGTGGCGATAGCAGCTCTAGATTGCGCCGAAATGTTCTTAACAGTTTGCGGAAGATTCTTAAAGCCAGCGACTCATAag CTGATCCAAGAAAGTCTCGTGCGTGAATGCTACAACAATACATCCTACACTGACAATCACTTGTTATATTTGCTGAGAGCGCTGGAGGCTACTCGTAAGACAACACCCGTAACCGTACCGCCTCCCACACAGTACTGCCTACATTTGTATAGCGTGCTTGTTAATGTGCAAAATTCTGAG ATAGCAAAATTCTGTACTCAAGCCCTACTGGACATACGATTGCATTTACACTGTTCACCACCATCACTGAACTTTGCTTTAGAACAACCAAAGGAAAtggaaaatgaaaatcaaatcaaGAAAAagatttcagaaaaaaatatagcagTGTTGCAATCATTATTAGGACCTGATAA GGTTCCCACAACTGCCATTGAAGATGAAATAATAACCATAGCTGATGAGCCCTCAAACAAAAGGCCTCGGTTAGACATTGATGAAGCTGATAAGATAAGTTTAAGCAGTGACTCGGTAAGATCGGTTGAAATGTGTGACGATTCTGAAAACAATGAAATAGaagttaatgaattaaataaaaccactaATATGAGCAAAGACGACAAACAAGCAATGGAAGACAAgcaaaatgaacaaaataatgCAAGTACTATACAGGAAAACATCCCTAATACTCCTGAAGATCATATCACCCAAGAAAATATTCAAGATGTTGGCAATGAACAAGATAAAATGCTTATTTATGAAGCGACTACACAAATGCCATTAAACACATCTACTGATACAATTGAAGAAGAAAAGTCTCTTTCACAAGAAGTCAGTTACGATTATCCTAACGAAGGTATAGAGAAGGTGACTGTCTTGGAGAAAATGGATGATGATAATTTACCCAGTACAAACGATACAGATGATATACAAATAACTTGCGGGCAAGTAGTTAGAGATACAGAAGAAATAGAAGCTGAAAAGAAAATTGATGATCTTGAAATAGTTGGTAAAGTTAATGGTTTAGAAAAAGATGTTATAGTAAATGGTGACATTGCTAAAAATGCTGTAGCCGATACAGACACAACAGATGGTGTAACTTTAAAGTCGGGTCCCAAAACTGATGGTATTTCTGTTGAAGATATGCTGGCTGATTTCGTCGATGAAGTTATCCAAGAGGCAGCTGaaacctaa
- the LOC113395754 gene encoding mini-chromosome maintenance complex-binding protein — MHDFSHDFDTVTPGIWMINEEGWKDKLLKLPNWSKIPLINSNATHNLPDGTLVRFRGMVQDMHNPEFYFEQFEVFNTKTNEVKSKSGKYTDTANIMENEKVNYTENLKSAQRQTIVVVSMPGFNDWAQKLEDEQNHLKHLEQQPNTSKRLNSNYSKLKRSYDDSEDDPEAMDVQIELVNKERRTKEDVDESSNVVSREHLLNFPLPDVASKSCIIKVYDDEENLKLNDMIEVVGFLSVDPALSGEFQPAKGSLLEHICETDAEIITHNPPPSLVPRLHAVFVKKLDHCNPLVKENLSQEAILKDANTARDHLLKALTELLLGDKLAAEYLICHLIACVYLRQDTITLGQFCLNISNLPTQKYPNYGLQLYNIIKQFVTKSYYLPLTVENMNTTALLPKKDYDCNRLTSGILQLSKHTHLVLDETKMEQGQLDATGVNNITALGNLIKQQKVEYDFKYYKMEFDSDISVLVLSEGKSLLLSDYHISLRPEESSLEIFDAIVEAATYYLKEDIMNNIRSYLTNIKLVKYSISEDLQFVEDDFIEMRNKADEDNAVTADDLHRLLVLARLVSLSRGQDTLNKECWDITKAMEAERLQRLKTRVARSF, encoded by the exons atgcaTGATTTTTCGCATGATTTTGATACCGTCACTCCAGGTATATGGATGATAAATGAAGAAGGATGGAAAGATAAACTTTTAAAGCTGCCCAATTGGTCTAAG ATACCATTAATAAATTCGAACGCGACCCACAATCTTCCTGATGGCACCTTGGTACGATTCCGGGGTATGGTTCAAGATATGCACAATCCTGAATTCTATTTTGAGCAATTCgaagtatttaatacaaaaacaaatgaggTGAAATCAAAGTCTGGAAAGTACACTGATACAGCTAATATAATG gaaaatgaaaaagtaaattatacagAGAACTTAAAAAGTGCACAAAGACAGACCATAGTTGTAGTTTCAATGCCGGGTTTCAATGATTGGGCTCAAAAACTAGAAGATGAACAAAATCATTTGAAACATCTCGAGCAACAACCAAATACATCAAAgagattaaattcaaattattcaaaGTTAAAAAGATCATATGATGATAGTGAGGATGATCCAGAAGCAATGGATGTACAAATTGAACTGGTAAATAAGGAGAGAAGGACTAAAGAAGATGTAGATGAAAGCTCAAATGTGGTCTCCAGGGAGCATTTACTTAATTTTCCATTGCCTGATGTAGCCAGCAAATCTTGTATAATTAAG GTTTATGATGATGaagaaaatcttaaattaaatgatatgatAGAAGTAGTTGGCTTCCTGTCTGTTGATCCAGCACTCTCAGGGGAATTCCAACCAGCGAAAGGTTCCCTACTGGAACACATCTGTGAAACAGATGCGGAGATAATAACACACAATCCTCCGCCAAGCTTGGTGCCGAGGTTGCATGCCGTATTTGTTAAGAAATTGGATCATTGTAATCCATTAGTCAAAGAAAATTTAAGTCAAg AAGCAATACTCAAAGATGCAAACACAGCTAGGGATCACTTGCTGAAAGCTCTGACAGAATTATTGCTTGGTGATAAATTAGCTGCTGAATACTTAATATGTCATCTCATAGCTTGtgt ATACCTCCGTCAAGATACTATCACATTGGGACAATTCTGTCTGAACATATCAAACCTACCAACTCAGAAGTACCCCAATTATGGCCTGCAGCTTTACAACATTATTAAACAGTTTGTCACTAAAAGCTACTATTTACCCCTAACTGTTGAAAATATGAACACAACAGCTCTATTACCAaa AAAAGACTATGATTGCAATAGATTAACAAGTGGTATCCTTCAGTTAAGCAAACACACACATTTAGTTTTAGATGAAACAAAGATGGAACAAGGCCAGTTAGATGCTACCggtgttaataatattacagctttgggtaatttaataaaacaacaaaaagtcGAATATGACTTTAAGTACTATAAAATGGAGTTCGATTCGGACATATCCGTACTGGTGTTATCAGAAGGCAAATCTTTGCTACTg agtgACTATCATATTTCCTTACGGCCTGAAGAATCATCTCTTGAAATATTTGATGCTATTGTCGAAGCTGCTACATATTACTTGAAAGAAGACATCATGAATAATATAAGATCttatttgacaaatattaaacttgttaaatattcaattagtgAAGATTTacag TTTGTTGAAGACGATTTTATAGAAATGCGTAACAAAGCAGACGAAGACAACGCTGTAACAGCAGATGATTTACATCGCCTACTTGTTTTGGCTAGATTAGTAAGTTTATCCAGAGGCCAAGATACTTTGAACAAGGAATGCTGGGACATTACAAAAGCTATGGAGGCGGAGAGGTTGCAGCGGTTGAAGACTCGTGTAGCccgttctttttaa
- the LOC113395757 gene encoding RAB6-interacting golgin — MSFTGFSEEDLKRMKTTESSPNSDSQANSSYVRKIDKIGPKLKRSTPQYKLPIEKLSSDAMDTAFDKCKLSLKTPTSTNDIVNNNEDENTSINQDIEENIIDYHKDDVSNVSSRKSSSNVAPDVVRCVDNYTEDELATHKVKLEELQLQQKLMEEQNKKRKEMLAKALADRTKQTEEEVVKLEKIKKELQVLDGQFSQDVAVLRKKIDQACIGYSDAEKHYLRVEKEFLQAKINLQKEKEKKELLTEHLCALITHNETRKAQKLETLMLELASDKNNAINKVATPVYDTPVIIDGVDEKSGKIVEILPKS; from the exons atGTCCTTTACTGGATTCAGTGAAGAAGATCTGAAGCGAATGAAGACGACGGAATCTAGTCCAAACAGCG attcacAAGCAAATTCTTCATATGTTCGGAAGATTGATAAAATTGGTCCAAAGTTGAAAAGATCGACACCACAATACAAATTGCCTATAGAAAAGCTAAGCTCCGATGCTATGGACACTGCATTTGATAAATGTAAGCTCAGCCTTAAAACACCAACTTCTACCAAtgatatagttaataataatgaagatGAAAATACCTCCATCAATCAAGATATCGAagaaaatatcatagattaccATAAAGATGATGTATCAAATGTATCTAGTAGAAAAAGTAGCTCAAATGTTGCCCCCGATGTGGTAAGATGTGTTGATAATTATACAGAGGATGAACTCGCTACCCATAAGGTTAAGTTAGAAGAATTACAACTTCAGCAGAAGTTGATGGAAGAACAGAATAAGAAGAGGAAAGAGATGCTCGCTAAAGCTTTGGCCgatag GACCAAACAAACAGAGGAAGAGGTTGTGAagttggaaaaaataaaaaaagaattgcaAGTTTTGGACGGACAGTTCTCACAGGATGTTGCGGTTTTGAGAAAGAAAATAGATCAGGCATGCATCGGTTACTCGGATGCTGA GAAGCATTATTTAAGAGTAGAAAAAGAATTCCTACaagctaaaataaatttacaaaaggaGAAAGAGAAAAAAGAACTCCTCACAGAACATCTCTGTGCACTAATCACTCACAATGAAACGAGAAAGGCTCAGAAGTTGGAAACATTGATGCTTGAACTTGCCAGCGATAAAAACAATGCCATAAATAAAGTAGCAACACCAGTCTATGACACACCAGTGATTATAGATGGTGTAGATGAAAAATCAGGTAAAATTGTGGAAATTTTAcctaaaagttaa
- the LOC113395762 gene encoding GEL complex subunit OPTI translates to MLSKNKSSDSLTKSKVTECVWKKAFSSSTEWPDKEEFLDVIYWMRQAIGIALGLCWGILPLKGFIGLLLFVIVNAAVIYFYVNNFQSVDEEEFGGMWEITKEGFMTSFAGFLVTWIIMYTGLHGSNIL, encoded by the exons ATGTTGAGTAAAAACAAATCATCGGATAGTTTGACTAAGAGTAAAGTAACGGAATGTGTTTGGAAAAAAGCTTTTTCATCTAGCACTGAATGGCCCGACAAG GAAGAGTTTCTGGACGTGATTTACTGGATGCGGCAAGCCATAGGTATAGCTTTGGGTTTGTGTTGGGGGATACTGCCATTGAAAGGATTTATCGGATTATTGCT ttttgtcatTGTGAATGCAGCAGTGatttacttttatgtaaataattttcaaagtgTGGATGAGGAAGAATTTGGAGGGATGTGGGAAATAACGAAAGAGGGTTTTATGACTTCATTTGCTGGATTTTTG GTGACATGGATTATAATGTACACAGGATTACATGGAAGTAATatcttatga
- the LOC113395755 gene encoding integrin-linked protein kinase, with the protein MEDIFQWCREGNALQVRVWLDDTEHDMNQGDDHGFSPLHWACKEGHLKIVEMLIRRGARINVTNMGDDTPLHLAAAHGHRPIVQLLLQNRVDVNFTNEHGNSPLHYACFWGYSAIAEDLVLAGALVSLANKDGDTPLDKTRGQLVQRLHEMAVNQGQDLKKIQFKDQSWLGLKTRSRDATLSRHKGININELALHTRIAVSPSGETWRGRWQKNDIVAKIIAVRECTPRVQRDFNEEFPKLRIFSHPNILPVVGCCVSPPSLVVISQYMSWGSLHALLHGGAGGRVVVDAGAAVRLARDVAAGMAYLHSLQRDRVLPAYHLNSKHIMIDEDLTARINMADAKFSFQERGRVYAPAWMAPEALLKPSAKRNWEAADMWSFAVLLWELATREVPFADLSPMECGMKIALEGLRITIPPGISPHISKLIKICMNEDPGKRPSFEMILPILEKMKR; encoded by the exons aTGGAGGATATATTTCAGTGGTGTAGAGAAGGAAATGCCCTGCAGGTGCGCGTTTGGCTGGATGATACGGAGCATGATATGAATCAAGG TGATGATCATGGCTTCAGTCCTTTGCACTGGGCATGTAAGGAGGGTCACCTAAAGATAGTTGAAATGCTTATCAGAAGAGGTGCAAGGATTAATGTTACGAACATGGGAGATGATACCCCGTTGCACTTGGCTGCTGCACATGGACACAGACCTATAGTTCAATTG ctaCTTCAAAACAGAGTTGATGTGAATTTCACAAATGAACATGGCAACTCTCCATTGCATTATGCTTGTTTTTGGGGATACAGTGCAATCGCCGAAGACCTAGTTCTTGCTGGGGCTCTTGTATCACTGGCTAATAAGGATGGGGATACACCGTTGGACAAAACAAGAGGACAACTTGTACAGAG acTCCATGAGATGGCTGTAAATCAAGGTCAAGATCTGAAGAAGATACAATTTAAAGACCAGTCGTGGTTAGGGTTGAAGACCCGAAGCCGTGATGCAACTCTTTCTCGACATAAAGGCATTAATATCAATGAATTAGCGTTACACACAAGAATCGCAGTATCGCCGTCTG GTGAAACTTGGCGTGGTCGTTGGCAGAAAAATGATATAGTAGCGAAGATAATAGCAGTTCGTGAATGCACACCCCGCGTACAGCGCGACTTTAATGAGGAATTCCCTAAGCTCAGGATATTTTCCCATCCTAATATATTACCTGtg GTGGGGTGCTGCGTGTCGCCGCCGTCGCTGGTGGTGATCTCGCAGTACATGTCGTGGGGCTCGCTGCACGCGCTGCTGCacggcggcgcgggcgggcgCGTGGTGGTGGACGCGGGCGCGGCCGTGCGCCTGGCGCGCGACGTGGCGGCCGGCATGGCCTACCTGCACTCGCTGCAGCGCGACCGCGTGCTGCCCGCCTACCACCTCAACAGCAAGCACATCATG attGACGAAGATTTGACAGCGCGTATCAACATGGCCGATGCGAAGTTTTCTTTCCAAGAGAGGGGTCGCGTGTACGCACCGGCTTGGATGGCTCCTGAGGCCTTATTGAAACCGAGTGCTAAAAGGAACTGGGAAGCTGCCGATATGTGGAGTTTTGCGGTGCTTTTATGGGAGCTGGCGACTAGAGAG GTCCCGTTCGCTGACCTTTCGCCAATGGAATGCGGAATGAAGATAGCTCTCGAAGGCCTAAGGATCACAATCCCCCCGGGCATCTCTCCCCACATTTCGAAActgattaaaatatgtatgaatgaGGATCCAGGTAAACGACCATCATTTGAAATGATTTTACCCATCCTTGAGAAAATGAAACGCTAA
- the Tcs3 gene encoding tRNA N6-adenosine threonylcarbamoyltransferase, with translation MVIAIGFEGSANKLGIGIVKDGEILANCRRTYITPPGEGFLPRETAEHHQQNIHEVLQEALKQSGIKPEDIDVVCYTKGPGMGAPLMVCAIVARTCAKLWNKPILGVNHCIGHIEMGRLITKANNPTVLYVSGGNTQVIAYSRQRYRIFGETIDIAVGNCLDRFARVLKLSNAPSPGYNIEQMAKKGKKYLHLPYCVKGMDVSFSGILSFMEDRIDELLKEYTPEDLCYSLQETVFAMLVEITERAMAHCGSDEVLIVGGVGCNEHLQEMMGVMCSERGAKIFATDERFCIDNGVMIAHAGAIAYAAGSRMDFKDATITQRYRTDDVLVTWRDD, from the exons ATGGTAATAGCAATAGGTTTCGAAGGAAGTGCAAATAAACTTGGAATAGGTATAGTTAAGGATGGCGAAATACTTGCAAATTGCCGACGAACATATATCACGCCGCCAGGTGAAG gTTTTCTTCCAAGAGAAACTGCAGAACACCATCAACAGAACATTCATGAAGTTCTCCAGGAAGCGCTTAAGCAATCGGGCATAAAACCTGAGGATATTGATGTTGTCTGTTATACTAAGGGGCCAGGAATGGGGGCACCGCTAATGGTGTGCGCTATTGTCGCTAGAACATGTGCTAAGCTCTGGAACAAACCTATTCTTGGTGTCAATCATTGCATTGGAC ataTTGAAATGGGCAGATTGATTACAAAAGCAAATAATCCAACAGTTTTGTATGTGAGCGGAGGAAATACACAGGTTATTGCATATTCTAGACAGAGGTACAGAATATTCGGTGAGACGATAGATATTGCCGTTGGTAATTGTTTAGATAG attTGCAAgggtattaaaattatcaaatgcgCCCAGTCCCGGCTACAACATTGAGCAAATGGCTAAAAAGggaaaaaagtatttacatttgCCATATTGTGTAAAAG gtATGGATGTCAGTTTTTCGGGAATACTGTCGTTTATGGAAGACAGAATAGATGAATTATTAAAGGAATACACACCAGAAGATCTGTGCTATTCATTACAAGAAACTGTATTTGCAATGCTGGTCGAAATAACTGAGAGAGCAATGGCTCACTGTGGTTCAGATGAG GTTTTAATAGTAGGAGGAGTTGGATGTAATGAACATTTGCAAGAAATGATGGGCGTGATGTGTTCAGAGAGAGGTGCAAAGATATTCGCAACTGATGAAAGATTCTGCATAGATAATGGAGTTATGATTGCACATGCCGGTGCAATTGCATATGCAGCAGGCAGTCGTATGGATTTTAAAGATGCCACCATAACCCAGAGATATCGAACAGATGATGTGCTAGTCACTTGGAGAgatgattaa
- the LOC113395759 gene encoding ciliary microtubule inner protein 2B-like, with the protein MWVDVNGRERQSYMSQSNGSFIPGYTGHCPLLKFRYGKCYGDNTRQILKEIRSKGLFNKPLKYRPGDNYELDNMPRRDTPTRDPYNGRHKQPAYMTGYTGYVPGMNFTYGKSYGRAADDCMADFSANQRNLRRKADLNRSYIRSRSAPKMETVHSRDEIRRDLNRFIEINKYKENTISPEFPPIAGYTGHIPRIKGSEASLSQRYHCAAKRGLELIQMERDKMKELQNADANIKSILKDKEKKYSYCNWG; encoded by the exons ATACACGGGTCATTGCCCTCTACTGAAGTTTCGCTACGGAAAGTGCTACGGCGACAACACGCGACAAATTCTGAAGGAAATACGGTCTAAGGgattatttaa TAAACCGCTGAAATACCGCCCCGGTGACAACTACGAGCTAGACAACATGCCACGACGAGACACGCCAACACGAGACCCCTACAACGGCAGGCATAAGCAGCCTGCCTACATGACCGGCTACACTGGATATGTACCAGGAATGAATTTCAC GTATGGAAAATCTTACGGTCGAGCGGCAGACGACTGCATGGCAGATTTCTCCGCAAACCAACGAAACTTGCGACGTAAAGCCGACTTGAACCGGAGTTACATTCGATCGAGAAGCGCACCGAAAATGGAAACCGTGCATTCGAGAGACGAAATTCGACGCGATCTTAATAGATtcatagaaatcaataaatacaaag aGAACACAATATCACCGGAATTCCCTCCAATAGCCGGTTACACCGGTCATATCCCGCGTATAAAAGGCTCGGAAGCCTCACTCAGCCAGCGATACCACTGCGCCGCGAAACGTGGCTTAGAACTAATTCAGATGGAAAGAGACAAGATGAAGGAACTACAAAACGCAGATGCTAACATTAAATCAATTCTAAAGGATAAGGAAAAGAAATATTCGTATTGTAATTGGGGATAA
- the LOC113395760 gene encoding U1 small nuclear ribonucleoprotein A: MTMDIRPNHTIYINNLNEKIKKEELKKSLYAIFSQFGQILDIVAMKTLKMRGQAFVIFKEISSATVALRSMQGFPFYDKPMRIQYSKLDSDVIAKVKGTFQERPKRPKLPKSTEDGKKKKNKDPNRPAVPGFGQPSLLNNVNVEQPPNQILFLTNLPDETSEMMLSMLFNQFPGFKEVRLVPNRHDIAFVEFANEMQSAAAKEALQGFKITPTHAMKISFAKK; encoded by the exons ATGA CTATGGACATTCGGCCCAACCACACGATATATATcaacaatttaaatgaaaaaataaagaaagaagaGTTAAAAAAATCACTCTATGCAATATTTTCACAATTTGGACAGATTTTAGATATTGTCGCAATGAAGACCCTAAAAATGAGGGGGCAGGCTTTTGTTATATTCAAAGAAATATCAAGCGCAACTGTTGCTTTAAGAAGCATGCAAGGATTTCCATTTTATGATAAACCAATG agGATCCAATATTCAAAATTGGATAGTGATGTCATAGCTAAAGTTAAAGGCACGTTTCAAGAGAGGCCAAAACGTCCAAAACTACCCAAAAGTACAGAAGATGGTAAGAAGAAGAAGAACAAGGATCCAAATAGGCCAGCAGTGCCTGGGTTTGGTCAACCTAGTCTCCTCAACAATGTCAATGTTGAACAGCCACCTAACCAGATTCTGTTCCTCACTAATCTACCCGATGAAACTTCTGAAATGATGTTATCTATGCTTTTCAACCA gtTTCCTGGTTTCAAAGAAGTTCGACTTGTGCCTAATAGACATGATATTGCATTTGTTGAATTTGCTAATGAAATGCAGTCTGCCGCAGCAAAGGAAGCACTCCAAGGTTTCAAGATAACACCAACTCATGCAATGAAGATTTCATTTGCAAAGAAATAA